The genomic segment AATATTTGAAAGATTTGCAGACTTCATATCCATGAGAACACAAATCTCATTTGGAGTAAAACGTGCAAAGACAAAAAGACACACTAGTTTCTCCTTGGTGGAAATATCTGTATTTCTTAAACATAGTCTGGTCAAGTTCTCAGGAAGATAATGTGAGACTTTGTTACGAAACTCTGATAACTCTTGATCGGTGGCCTTTCCGCCTTTTGCGGCTTTTTCTTTTAAGTGCTTCACAATGGATGAATTATGCAACACATCTGACAGTCCCCAATGAACTTCTTCAGAGTTATTTTTCTGCATATTCTCTATGTCCTTTTTCATGTCTTCTAAATCCGTCTGAGCCTGAATGGCAAGATGCCTGTGGAAGGCATTCTTACTTTCAGACTCCTGCAAAGCATCCTTAACCGTATTATAGTCATGAATATCTGAGGCATATTTCGCACGGATTCTGTGTTTCACCAGTCTAAAGTATTTTATAAGCCGATAGAACACGTATGCAGAAACTGTCAAGGCTAATAAGAGGAATAACAGCAGGATCACATTTCTTTGTTTTGACCTCATTGCTTCTATGGCTTTACTTTCTGCTGCAGATTTATAGGAGTGATAGTTGTATAGATGTTGAATGCTCAACAAAGCGGCAGTAGAAGAAGTATTCGTTTCTTTTTTAATATTTGAAGCATAAAGGAGGGCATACTTTGCAACAGAATCATTCTTATGCAACATGGTATAGGTCTCGTATAATCCTTTGCAAGCTAATGCCAGATTGTTGGGTGACTTACTTGTATAAAGGGTTTTATAATGATAGTATAGTGCAGAATCGCATTCTGCAATCCCTAGATAATAGACACCTTTATAATAATAAAGCAGTTTCCAGTTTTCATTCTGCTCAATTGTTTGTTTGTTAAGATGGGAGTGAAACTCATAACTATCCAAATATGACTTTGCTTTTGAATACTCGCCTTTCTTTGATAAAAAATATGAGACAGGCCCTTTTTCTGTATTTGCGGAAAGTGTATCGCCATACTCCTGAAACATGCGTATGGCATTGTTTTCGATAAGAAAGCTACTGTCAGGAAGGTTGAGGTCATAGTAACATCGAGCTTGTTGGGCATAGAATTCTACGGCAATAGCACCTTCGCCAACTTTAGAAGAATATCGATATGCATCTTTGAAACCGGATATTGCATTTTGTGGAAGGTGATTCAGGAAAAGCAATTGAGCCATTTGTCCATAGACCCTCGACAGTTTAGAGAAATCACAGTCGGCAGCTGTTGTGTCGGCACTTTCTACAGACTTCATAAACTCTTCAAGTGCTTGTGGGGCCTCCCCTCTATCTGTATAGGTGCGAGCCAGCATATAATGGGCACGCATGCGTTCGTTGGGGGTGCCGTGGCTGTCGAAATAGTCACAGAGGGCGATGGCCAGTGTATCGTTGGTCATGAGGGAGTCGGCCAGGTTCTGTTGTTCCAGTTCTTCCAACTGGGTCAACATTTGCTGATGGTCTTTGCAGCCTTGCAGGACAAGGCCTAGGAGCAGGATGAGGAAACAGTTGATTATTTTCATGTGACAAAGATAAGTAAAAAGATTTTAAAGACGATGAAGCTAAGTGATATTTTCACATTTTTTATACGTCTGTGTATAAGCAATTTAGACAAATGGTGCGTTATGGTGCTATGTACCCTGATTCGTACCCTAAAGGGGGTTGGTGGGGCTGGGGAGATGTTGTACCTTTGCACCGTTGAAAGGCGCCAACAACACAAATAACAATTAATAAATAAGTATTAAAGAATCATGGAAACACAAATGAATTTGAACGAAAAACTGACGGAGCATTTTACACTCCGCGAAATGGTACAGTCGGCCACTGCTATGCGACTGAAAATTGTGAATATGCCAACACCCGAGGTGGTGGAATGCCTGAGGGCCCTATGCGTGAATGTGCTGGAACCGCTGCGCCAACGCTTTGGTGTGATACGGATAACGAGTGGATACCGTTGTGAGGCCCTGAACAAGGCCGTGGGTGGGGTGAAGAACTCGCAGCACACCAAGGGCGAGGCGGCCGATATTCACTGCTCGAGCAAAGTGCAGGCTTATAAGATGGCTTGCTATGCGCAGGAGCACCTGGTGTTTGACCAGCTGCTGGTGGAACGGGTGATGGACAATGAGTGCTGCTGGATTCACGTGTCGTATGTGGTGGAAACGGCCTCAAGACGCAACCGCAGAAGCATGAAAACAAAGCTGCTGAAGTGATATCCCCACATGTGTACCCCCATCATGCTTGATTTTGCTTCGGCAATGTTGTACCTTTGCACCGTCGAAAGGATCCAACGACGCAGAAACAACAAAAAACATTTATTAATAACCATTTAAAACACAAAAAGTATTATGAAGTTGATTTATCAGAAGTATCAGAACAAGAACATGGAGTCGAAGGCTTATTGCAAGTGGTATGGCCGCGTAGTGATCAAGGGCACAGTTGGCATTGAGGAACTGGCCACTAAGATGCAGGACAACTGTACGGTGAAGCGCGCCGATATCTTGGCAGTGCTGAGTGAACTGGGACCCACCGTGCGTGACTTGCTGCAGGGCTCTTATCGTGTGAACATCCCTTATCTGGGTAACTTTAAGTTGGGCATGTCTACACTGGGCGCCGACAAGCCTGAGAATTTCTCGGTGAGAACGCATGTAAAGAATGTGCACGTGCTGTATCAGCCTGAGACACATATGACCGTTGACGGACGTCGTGTGAACGAGATGGTGAAGGACTGCCGACTGGAGGAGGATACGGATTATGTGAATCCTAACCCCAAGAAGGAGGAGACAGGCACTAACGGCGGCGAGACTCCTGCCAATGGAGACTAAATTTATTAACCAATTAAATTAAGAAAGGATTTAAGATGAAGAATAAGGAAATGTGGAGGTTTGCCTTCCAAACTCTGATGGCTATCTTGTCGGCAATTGCTACGTCGCTGGGCGTTACGAGTTGCATTGCGCAGTGATGGCAACGGCCACGGCATAGGCGGTGGTCCAGGCGGCTTGGAAATTGAATCCGCCTGTGACACCGTCGATGTCGAGCACCTCGCCTGCAAAATATAGATGGGGGTGGGTGCGACTCTCGAGCGTGGCTGGATTGACGGCGGACAGCGATACGCCACCGCAGGTGACGAACTCGTCCTTAAAGGGCGCACGACCGGCAATCTGGTAGGTGTCGTTGACGAGGGTGTTGGTGAGTCGGTTGAGCTCTTTCTGGTTGAGGCTGCCCCACGGGGCATGGGCCCGGCCGGAAAGGGCTCTTTCTGTGAGATAGGTCCACAGACGCTGGGGGAGGTCGAAGGGACGAACGGTGGTGAGCTGCTTCTGGGCGTGCTGACGACAGAAGGCTGTTAACTGTTGTTGTACTTCGTTTTCTTTTAATGTTGTCCAGTTGATGGAGAGGGACTGCCGATAGGATGACTCGCTGAGCAGGCGGGCGGCATAGCTGCTGAGGCGCAGGATGCAGGGACCACTCATGCCCCAATGGGTGATGAGCAGGGGACCGCTGGCGCGCAGCTTGGTGCCGGGTATCATGGCTGAGGCCTGGACCACGGTGCCCATGAGGCTTCGCAACTGGGAATCCTCAATGGTGAAGGTGAACAGCGAGGGCACGGGCTGCTCGATGGGCTGCTGGAGCCAGAAGAGACCGTCGACCTTGGGCTTGCCGCCAATGGTGACGGCAACGAAGTCGTAGGGGATGAGCTCGCTGAGACTGTGCACCTTGTGACCGGTCTTGACGGTGATGCCCAAACGGTGGGCCTCGCGAAGAAAGAGATCGATGATGGTGTGGGAGTCTTGCGACTGGGGGAAGACGCAATGGTCGTCCTGGGTGGTGAGCTTGACACCGCGATGCTCGAACCATTCGAAGGCATCGCGGTGGTCAAACTGCTTGAAGAGGCGCTTCAGTAGGCGATGGCCGCGGGGATAGACGCTCTGCAGGTCGTTGACTGCCTGAAAGGAGTTGGTGCAGTTGCAACGACCGCCTCCAGAGATTTCGACCTTGGACAGCACGTGCTGTGAGCCTTCCAGGATGGTGACGTCCATCTGGGGGCACATCTCCTTGAGGTTGATGGCAAGGAAGAATCCGGCGGCACCGCCGCCTATGATAGCGGTCTTCATTCGTTATAGGCTGCGGCTTCGGCTGCCGCAATGATTTCTTCGCGTGAGAGTTCCACGGGGGCGTGGGTGATATCAGAGAGGTCGAACTCGTCGGTGAGGTCGGCACCCTCGGGCTTGCCGGTTGAGGCGGCTGAGGTCTGGCAGCTTGCTGTCTCGGTCTTCTCTGGCTTATCGGTCTTAATAATAAACTCTTTCTCGGCCTCGAGGTCGGGGGCAACGGCGGTGGGCTCTTCCTCCATCTTGGTGCGCTCGCTCTTGGCAGCGAAGATGGCTTCGACAAACTGGGGCTCGCGACGCAGGCGCTGCAGGGTTTCCTTGGCGGCCAACTGCTGGGCTTCCTTCTTGGAATAGCCCTGACCGCTGCAGCCATCAACGCCTTCAATCTTTACGATGAAACTGAAAACGGGCGAGCCTTGCTGGTCGGTGGTCTGCTGCTGCATGTCGAACTGCATCTTCACACGGTTCTTCTGGGTCCACTCCAGGAGCTTCGACTTGAAGTTGACTTCCTTATAGGCTACCTTGTCGATGTTGACCATCTGGGCCAGAATGCGCTTCTTCATGAACCGCATGACGGCATCGTAGCCCTGGTCCAGATAGATGGCACCTACAAGGGCCTCGAAGGCGTTGCCGGCCATATAGCTGTTGTGTGAACGCTTGGAGGTGTTGCTCTGGATGAGTTCGGTGAGGCCCATCTCCTCGGCCAACTTGCCCAGGGTCTCGCGACTGACGAGCTTGGAACGGGTGTTGGTGAGGAAGCCTTCGCGCTTGCCACTGAAGTGTTCATAGACAATGTGTCCCACCACGGCATCGAGTAGTGCGTCGCCCAAGAACTCCAGTCGCTCGTTGTTCAGAGGACGGCCTTTCTCGTTGCGCTGGCCTGAGCTCTTATGGGTCAGGGCCACCTTATAGTACTCGATGTTGTGGGGGTAGAAGCCGATGATGGCGCGCAGAGAAGAAAAAAGCTCCTTCTCCTGACGGAAAGGGAGCTTAATTCTGCTGATGATATCTTTAAGCTTCATACTTCTTGAAAACAACACAGGCGTTGTGACCGCCAAAGCCGAACGTATTGCTCAGACCGGCACGCACGGTGCGCTTCTGTGCTTTGTTGAAGGTGAAGTTCAGATTGTAGTCGATCTCGGGATCCTCGTCGCCCTCCTCGTGGTTGATGGTGGGAGGAATGATGTCGTTCTGGACAGCCAGAACAGTGGCCATTGCCTCGACAGCACCAGCGGCACCCAGCAGGTGACCAGTCATTGACTTGGTTGACGAGATGTTCAACTTGAAGGCTGCATCGCCAAACACTTCCTTGATGGCCTTGGCCTCAGAGATGTCGCCCACGTGGGTTGATGTGCCATGTACGTTGATGTAGTCGATCTCGTCGGGCTGCATGCCTGCATCCTCGAGTGCGTTCTGCATCACGAGCTTTGCACCGAGACCCTCGGGGTGAGAGGCGGTGATGTGGTGTGCATCGGCACTCATGCCGGCACCTACCATCTCGGCATAGATCTTGGCACCACGTGCCTTGGCGTGCTCCAACTCCTCGAGAATCAGACAGCCGGCACCCTCGCCCATGATGAAACCATCACGGCTGGCACTGAATGGACGGCTGGCCTTCTGGGGCTCATCGTTGCGGGTTGACAGAGCGTGCATGGCATTGAAACCGCCAACACCTGTCTCGCAGATGGCTGCCTCGGCACCACCAGTCACAATGACGTTGGCCTTGCCCAAACGAATGAGGTTGAAGGCGTCGGCCAGGGCATTGCTTGATGAGGCACATGCTGATGAGGTGATATAGTTGGGGCCATGGAAACCGTACTGGATAGAGATCTGACCAGCTGCGATGTCGGCAATCATCTTAGGAATGAAGAAGGGGTTGAACTTGGGGCCATCCTCACGATGAACACCATAGTAGGTCACCTCGTCCTCGAAGGTCTTGATGCCGCCGATACCAACGCCGAAGACCACACCAACGCGGTTCTTATCAATGGTCTCAAGATCCATGGCACTATCCTTCACGGCCTGCTGAGCAGCAATCATGGCCAACTGGGTGTAGCGGTCCATCTTGCGAGCTTCCTTGCGGTCCAGATAGTCGTTCACATTGAGGTTCTTTACCTCGCAGGCAAACTGGGTCTTGAACTTGCTTGCGTCGAAAAGTGTAATAGGTGCTGCGCCGCTAACGCCTGCCAGGAGATTGTTCCACATCTCCTCGGGGGTGTTGCCCAGGGGGGTCACTGCGCCAAGACCTGTTACAACGACTCTTTTTAATTCCATAGTTTGTTAATTGATATAAATAAAAAAATTGAAGAATTGAAAAACGAATCCAGGATGAAGCCTGAACTTCAATTTTTCAATTCTTCAATCCTTAATTCAAAATGAATTTATTTTGCGTTCTCCTCGATGTAAGCGATAGCGTCGCCAACAGTACCGATCTTCTCAGCCTTGTCGTCGGGAATAGAAATGCCGAACTCCTTCTCGAATTCCATGATGAGCTCAACGGTATCCAGTGAATCTGCGCCCAGATCATTGGTGAAACTTGCTTCGGGCTTAACTTCTGCTTCGTCAACACCGAGTTTGTCTACGATAATAGCCTTTACTTTGCTTTCAATTTCTGACATAATTTTACCTTTTAAATAGTTAATAATTTATTTGTTTCCTTGATATTATCTTGAAAATCGGGTGCAAAGTAACTCATTTTTATTCAATTACGCAAACTTTTTATAAAAAAACTGACCATTGTGTGCACACACAGGGGTAAAATGTGCAAGTTTTTGGCGAAAATTTTGGTAATTTTTACACTTTAGGTTAATTTTGTAGGCGAAACATGGAAGGAATAGAAACATATAAATATGGTATGAAAGAGTGTGTTAGCTCTATCAAACTATCAGACCTGTGCATTGGCTATAGGGTGAAACAGGATGTCAGGGTGGTGGCCAAGGGCTTGACGGCCACGCTGCAACGCGGACAAATGACGTGTCTGCTGGGTGAGAACGGTGTGGGTAAGTCGACGCTGCTCAAAACGCTTTCGGGCTTCTTGCCTAAGTTGGGCGGCAGTATCCAGCTGGAGGGCAGGGAACTGGAGGCTTACAGCGAGAATGAGTTGGCGCGCACCATTGGCATTGTGCTGACGGAGAAGCCTGACGTGCACCAGATGACGGCGATGGAACTGGTGGAGATGGGGCGCGCGCCCTATACGGGCTTCTGGGGCGGACTGAACCGTGACGACCACGAGGCTTGTGACGAGGCTATTAGGATGGTGGGCATCGAGGCACTGAGGAACCGACAGGTGAGGACGCTGAGTGACGGTGAACGACAGAAAGTGATGATAGCGAAGGCGCTGGCGCAGCAGACACCTATCATCTATCTGGACGAGCCCACGGCCTTTCTGGACTATCCGAGTAAGGTGGATATGCTGATGCTGCTGAGCAGGGTGAGCAGGGAGGCACGGAAAACGGTGTTCCTGTCGACGCACGACCTGGAGCTGGCGCTGCAGGTGGCCGACATGGTGTGGCTGATGACTAGCGACGAGGGACTGAAAATAGGTACGCCCCACGAACTGGCGGCGAGCGGTGCCCTGGGCCGTTTCGTGGAGCGTAGCAAGGATATTACGTTTGACGCCCAGACGCTGAGCGTACGGGTGAAGACGCACTAACTAAAAGATGTCGCGTATGAGGATGTCCCATACGGCCACGATATGGCAGATGCTGCCTGCCAACACGCAGAAATGAAAGACGGTGTGCATGTAGCGCTTCTTGTTGAAGGAATAGAACACGGCACCGGTGATATAGAAAACACCTTCGAGCAGTATCCAGACAAAGGCATTGGTTGACACGGTGTCGACCAGGGGCTTGAAGGCTGTCAGCACGCTGAGGCCCATGATGCAGAAGCAAAGGGTCTCGATGTTGGAGTGTTCTTCGAGATGGATGAAGCTGATGATGGTGCCGATGATGGCGCAGGTCCAGACGAAGGTGAAGAGCATCCAGCCCCAATAGCCGTAGTCGCGCATGGCGATGAGGGTGATGGGGGAATAGGAACCGGCGATGTGCCAATAGATGGCGGCATGGTCCCATTTGCGCAGATGGCTTTTCCACTTGCTCTTCTCGTTGAGGGCATGATAGATGGTGGAGGCCAGATAACTGCCCATCATGCCGATGAGATAGAGACCAACACCTATGCCGGCCCACATGCGGTCCATGTGGCCCAGGCATACCACGATGATAAATGCGATGCCCACTGCTCCGGCCATCATGGCGCCGCCGGCGTGGGTCCAGGTATTCCAGATTTCTTCTTTCTTGGTATATTCTATTGCCATTAGTCGGTGATAGGGCTTGGGGGTAGGGATTAGTCGGCGAGGATGAAGTCGAGCTGGCGCTTCTCGATGTTGGCACGGGCCACCTTGATGCGAACGGCATCGCCCAACTGATATTTGTGGTGGGTGCGACGGCCCACGAGGCAGTAGTTGCGCTCGTCGAACTCATAATAGTCGCCGTCGAGGTCGTGCATGCCTACGAGTCCCTCGCAATGGTTGTCGTCGATCTCGCAATAGAGGCCATACGACTGGACACCGCTGATATGGGCATCGAACTCCAGGCCTACCTTGTCGGCCATGAACTCGACCATCTTATATTTGATGGAGTCGCGCTCGGCATACTGGGCGGTCTGCTCCATCTGACTGCAGTGCTCGCAGAGTTCCTCGTAGTGGTCTTGGTTCACACTGCGTCCGCCATCCTGATAGCGGGTGAGCAGACGATGGACCATGGTGTCGGGATAGCGACGGATGGGCGAGGTGAAATGGGTGTAATAGTCGAAGGCCAGTCCGTAGTGACCAATGTTATGGGTGGAGTACTTGGCTTTCATCATGGCGCGCAGGGTGAGGGTTTCGACCAACTTCTGCTCGCGCTCGCCTTGTGACTCTTCCATCAGCTTGTTGAGGTTCTTCGAGATGGCGCCCTTGGTGCCGCTGGTCTTGACTTTATAGCCAAAGGGGGCAAGGGCTGTGCGCAGGTTCTCGAGCTTCTGGGGATCGGGCTGGTCGTGGATACGATAGACAAAGGTCTTGCCCTTGGATTTGCTGGGCTTATTGGGGTCTTCCGACTTCTTGGTCTTGCCTGCCTTGCCGATAAACTCGGCCACGGTGCGGTTGGCCAGTAGCATGAACTCCTCGATGAGCTGGGTGGCATCGGTTGACTTCTTGAAATAGCAGCGGGTGGGCTTGCCGTTGTCGTCGATATCGAAGTGCAGCTCCTCGCGGTCGAACTTCACGGCTCCGTTCTTGAAACGGCGCTCGCGCAGGTGCTTGGCCAGAGTGTCGAGGGTGCGCAACTCGTCGGCATAGTCGCCGTCTTTTCCTTCCAGGATCTCCTGTACTTCCTCGTAGGCATAGCGGCGGTCGCTCTTGATGACGGTATGGGCCAGGTGCCAGTCCTTGATGTTGGCGTCGTCGTCGAGTTCGAAGATGACGCTATAGCTGAGCTTCTCTTCGTTGGGGCGCAGTGAGCAAACGAAGTTGCACAGACGCTCGGGCAGCATGGGGATGGTGCGGTCGACCAGGTAGACACTGGTGGCGCGCTGCTCGGCCTCGCGGTCGATGATGCTGCCTTCGGTGACGTAGTGACTTACATCGGCAATATGGACGCCTACTTCCCAATGCTTGCCAACCTTGCGGATGGAGAGAGCATCGTCGAAGTCCTTGGCATCCTTGGGGTCGATGGTGCAGGTGAAGACATCACGAAAATCCTCGCGACGGGCAATCTCTTCGGCAGAGATCTCGGCGTTGATCTTCTGGGCGGCGTCTTCCACCTTCTTGGGATATTTATAGGGCAGACCATACTGGGCCAGGATGGCGTGCATCTCGACGTTGTTCTCGCCTTGCTTGCCAAGGACGTCGACAACCTCGCCAATGATCTTCTTCGATTCGGCCGAGGGCCACTGGATGATTTTTACCACGGCCTTCTCGCCTGTCTTGCCGCCCTTGAGTTTCTTCTTGGGTATCAGGATGTCGCTGGTGAAGAAGTTGCCCTCGGCATTGAGGAAGGCAAAGTCTTTCTCTACTTGCAGAATACCCACGGCCTGATCGTGCTTGCGCTCGAGGATTTCAGTGACAATGGCTTCCTTGATGTGGTTCTGGCGACGGGCCATGAAGGCTACCTTCACACGGTCGCCATTGAGGGCGAACATGGAGTTGCGCTCGGCCACAAAGACGGGCTTGCCGCCATCGTCGGGCTGGAACGAGTTCTTGCCGTTGGCCTTGCGGATAAAGGTGCCTTCCTGTACCTGGGTCTTCAGGTTGAGCTTATAGGAGTTGTCGCTGACTCTTGACAACCAGTCGTCCCACTCCATCTCTTCCATCACATCGATGGCGAGCATCTTGACGGGGTGGGTGTCGAACTTCAGAGCTTTGAATATCTGTTTGAAACTGAGAGTCTCGCCTGGATGGGCCTGAAACAGTGCCTGTATGGCTTCGGCTATGTCGCGCTTGGTCAGTCGCTTACCTCCTTTTTTCTTTCCCATAATTGCTAAAGTATTAGTTTTTACGTGGGCAAAGATACAAAAAATTCTTAATTGTTAGGTCTTAATGGGCAAAAATTACTATCTTTGCAACGCAATTTAATTCGAATTAAAATGAAAATAGCTTTAATCGGCTATGGCAAGATGGGTAAGATGATTGAAGAGATTGCCCGTAGCCGTGGCCATGAGATTGTGAGTGTCATCGATATCAACAATCAGCAGGATTTTGATAGTGAGGCCTTTGCATCGGCAGATGTGGCCATCGAGTTTACGGCTCCACAGGCTGCCTATGGTAATTATCTGAAGGCGTGGGCTAAAGGCGTGAAGGTGGTTTCTGGCTCGACGGGTTGGATGACGGAGCACGGCAACGAGGTGCGTCAGGCTTGTGAGAACGGCAAGACGCTGTTCTGGGCTTCTAACTTCAGCATTGGTGTGGCTATCTTCTCGGCTGTCAACCGTTACCTGGCCAAAATCATGAACCAGTTCCCTCAGTATGACGTGGAGATGGAGGAGACGCACCATGTGCACAAGCTGGACCATCCCAGTGGCACGGCTATCACACTGGCCGAGGAGATTGTGGCGAATATTGATCGCAAGGAGGCTTGGGCTGAGGATACCACCGACCCGAAGCTGTTGCGTGTGGACCATATACGCCGTGGTGAGGTGCCTGGCATTCATACCATTCGCTATGACTCGGATGCTGATATCATTACGATTACGCATGATGCGCATTCGCGTCGTGGCTTTGCCCTTGGTGCTGTGCTGGCAGCAGAATATACCAAGGACCACAACGGACTGCTGACCATCAGTGATATGTTTAAGTTCTAGGAAATCTAGGGGAACTAGAGCAACTGGGAAAAACTAAAAATTATGGAAAAAAGAGAAAAAGCTAAACTGAATATGAAAAAGCAGTGGGCCAAGTTCGTCCTTGTGATGGTGTGCTATCTGCTGTTCCTTTTTTGGGTGAAGTCGTGGTTGGGACTGCTGGTCATTCCTTTTATCTACGATGCTTATATTTCGAAGAAAATAAACTGGAAATGGTGGCAGGACTATGAGGGCCCGATGCGAACGGTGATGTCGTGGGTCGACGCGATCGTCTTTGCGCTGGTGGCTGTCTATTTCATCAACCAGTTCTTCTTCCAGAACTACGTGATTCCTTCTTCTTCGCTGGAGAAGTCGCTGCTCACGGGTGATTACCTCTTTGT from the Prevotella sp. E15-22 genome contains:
- a CDS encoding D-Ala-D-Ala carboxypeptidase family metallohydrolase, with product MNLNEKLTEHFTLREMVQSATAMRLKIVNMPTPEVVECLRALCVNVLEPLRQRFGVIRITSGYRCEALNKAVGGVKNSQHTKGEAADIHCSSKVQAYKMACYAQEHLVFDQLLVERVMDNECCWIHVSYVVETASRRNRRSMKTKLLK
- a CDS encoding DNA-binding protein gives rise to the protein MKLIYQKYQNKNMESKAYCKWYGRVVIKGTVGIEELATKMQDNCTVKRADILAVLSELGPTVRDLLQGSYRVNIPYLGNFKLGMSTLGADKPENFSVRTHVKNVHVLYQPETHMTVDGRRVNEMVKDCRLEEDTDYVNPNPKKEETGTNGGETPANGD
- a CDS encoding aminoacetone oxidase family FAD-binding enzyme — encoded protein: MKTAIIGGGAAGFFLAINLKEMCPQMDVTILEGSQHVLSKVEISGGGRCNCTNSFQAVNDLQSVYPRGHRLLKRLFKQFDHRDAFEWFEHRGVKLTTQDDHCVFPQSQDSHTIIDLFLREAHRLGITVKTGHKVHSLSELIPYDFVAVTIGGKPKVDGLFWLQQPIEQPVPSLFTFTIEDSQLRSLMGTVVQASAMIPGTKLRASGPLLITHWGMSGPCILRLSSYAARLLSESSYRQSLSINWTTLKENEVQQQLTAFCRQHAQKQLTTVRPFDLPQRLWTYLTERALSGRAHAPWGSLNQKELNRLTNTLVNDTYQIAGRAPFKDEFVTCGGVSLSAVNPATLESRTHPHLYFAGEVLDIDGVTGGFNFQAAWTTAYAVAVAITAQCNS
- the rnc gene encoding ribonuclease III, with amino-acid sequence MKLKDIISRIKLPFRQEKELFSSLRAIIGFYPHNIEYYKVALTHKSSGQRNEKGRPLNNERLEFLGDALLDAVVGHIVYEHFSGKREGFLTNTRSKLVSRETLGKLAEEMGLTELIQSNTSKRSHNSYMAGNAFEALVGAIYLDQGYDAVMRFMKKRILAQMVNIDKVAYKEVNFKSKLLEWTQKNRVKMQFDMQQQTTDQQGSPVFSFIVKIEGVDGCSGQGYSKKEAQQLAAKETLQRLRREPQFVEAIFAAKSERTKMEEEPTAVAPDLEAEKEFIIKTDKPEKTETASCQTSAASTGKPEGADLTDEFDLSDITHAPVELSREEIIAAAEAAAYNE
- the fabF gene encoding beta-ketoacyl-ACP synthase II → MELKRVVVTGLGAVTPLGNTPEEMWNNLLAGVSGAAPITLFDASKFKTQFACEVKNLNVNDYLDRKEARKMDRYTQLAMIAAQQAVKDSAMDLETIDKNRVGVVFGVGIGGIKTFEDEVTYYGVHREDGPKFNPFFIPKMIADIAAGQISIQYGFHGPNYITSSACASSSNALADAFNLIRLGKANVIVTGGAEAAICETGVGGFNAMHALSTRNDEPQKASRPFSASRDGFIMGEGAGCLILEELEHAKARGAKIYAEMVGAGMSADAHHITASHPEGLGAKLVMQNALEDAGMQPDEIDYINVHGTSTHVGDISEAKAIKEVFGDAAFKLNISSTKSMTGHLLGAAGAVEAMATVLAVQNDIIPPTINHEEGDEDPEIDYNLNFTFNKAQKRTVRAGLSNTFGFGGHNACVVFKKYEA
- a CDS encoding acyl carrier protein, with product MSEIESKVKAIIVDKLGVDEAEVKPEASFTNDLGADSLDTVELIMEFEKEFGISIPDDKAEKIGTVGDAIAYIEENAK
- a CDS encoding ABC transporter ATP-binding protein, coding for MEGIETYKYGMKECVSSIKLSDLCIGYRVKQDVRVVAKGLTATLQRGQMTCLLGENGVGKSTLLKTLSGFLPKLGGSIQLEGRELEAYSENELARTIGIVLTEKPDVHQMTAMELVEMGRAPYTGFWGGLNRDDHEACDEAIRMVGIEALRNRQVRTLSDGERQKVMIAKALAQQTPIIYLDEPTAFLDYPSKVDMLMLLSRVSREARKTVFLSTHDLELALQVADMVWLMTSDEGLKIGTPHELAASGALGRFVERSKDITFDAQTLSVRVKTH
- a CDS encoding hemolysin III family protein, which encodes MAIEYTKKEEIWNTWTHAGGAMMAGAVGIAFIIVVCLGHMDRMWAGIGVGLYLIGMMGSYLASTIYHALNEKSKWKSHLRKWDHAAIYWHIAGSYSPITLIAMRDYGYWGWMLFTFVWTCAIIGTIISFIHLEEHSNIETLCFCIMGLSVLTAFKPLVDTVSTNAFVWILLEGVFYITGAVFYSFNKKRYMHTVFHFCVLAGSICHIVAVWDILIRDIF
- the rnr gene encoding ribonuclease R — its product is MGKKKGGKRLTKRDIAEAIQALFQAHPGETLSFKQIFKALKFDTHPVKMLAIDVMEEMEWDDWLSRVSDNSYKLNLKTQVQEGTFIRKANGKNSFQPDDGGKPVFVAERNSMFALNGDRVKVAFMARRQNHIKEAIVTEILERKHDQAVGILQVEKDFAFLNAEGNFFTSDILIPKKKLKGGKTGEKAVVKIIQWPSAESKKIIGEVVDVLGKQGENNVEMHAILAQYGLPYKYPKKVEDAAQKINAEISAEEIARREDFRDVFTCTIDPKDAKDFDDALSIRKVGKHWEVGVHIADVSHYVTEGSIIDREAEQRATSVYLVDRTIPMLPERLCNFVCSLRPNEEKLSYSVIFELDDDANIKDWHLAHTVIKSDRRYAYEEVQEILEGKDGDYADELRTLDTLAKHLRERRFKNGAVKFDREELHFDIDDNGKPTRCYFKKSTDATQLIEEFMLLANRTVAEFIGKAGKTKKSEDPNKPSKSKGKTFVYRIHDQPDPQKLENLRTALAPFGYKVKTSGTKGAISKNLNKLMEESQGEREQKLVETLTLRAMMKAKYSTHNIGHYGLAFDYYTHFTSPIRRYPDTMVHRLLTRYQDGGRSVNQDHYEELCEHCSQMEQTAQYAERDSIKYKMVEFMADKVGLEFDAHISGVQSYGLYCEIDDNHCEGLVGMHDLDGDYYEFDERNYCLVGRRTHHKYQLGDAVRIKVARANIEKRQLDFILAD
- the dapB gene encoding 4-hydroxy-tetrahydrodipicolinate reductase; amino-acid sequence: MKIALIGYGKMGKMIEEIARSRGHEIVSVIDINNQQDFDSEAFASADVAIEFTAPQAAYGNYLKAWAKGVKVVSGSTGWMTEHGNEVRQACENGKTLFWASNFSIGVAIFSAVNRYLAKIMNQFPQYDVEMEETHHVHKLDHPSGTAITLAEEIVANIDRKEAWAEDTTDPKLLRVDHIRRGEVPGIHTIRYDSDADIITITHDAHSRRGFALGAVLAAEYTKDHNGLLTISDMFKF